The Thermotoga sp. SG1 genome includes a window with the following:
- a CDS encoding PfkB family carbohydrate kinase, translating into MITFMGHVSKDINVTRGKKEIAYGGGVVAGSITAALLGVKAKVVTKCAREDVVHFEFLRENGVEVVFLESTRTTSIENRYKAGPDERESFLISTADPFTEEDLLHVEGKVCHVNPLWYGEFPEKLITKLRKKVDFLSGDAQGFVRVPENEKLVYRDWRKKEYLRFFDLFKVDIKEASVLTGTKDLKDACRIIGSFGAKIVLATHSAGVLVFDGEFHEAPFEGWTMEGRTGRGDTCTAAFLVAFLFKGMSVDEATRFAARVTSVKMRHPGPLRRDDVETLFGDQHL; encoded by the coding sequence ATGATAACCTTCATGGGGCACGTGTCGAAGGACATTAACGTGACACGTGGAAAAAAGGAAATAGCGTACGGTGGAGGAGTGGTGGCTGGTTCCATCACCGCAGCACTTCTTGGGGTGAAAGCGAAGGTAGTTACAAAGTGTGCAAGGGAAGATGTCGTACACTTTGAATTTTTGCGTGAAAATGGTGTTGAAGTGGTCTTTCTGGAAAGTACCAGGACAACCAGTATAGAGAATAGATACAAAGCCGGTCCGGATGAGAGGGAAAGTTTCCTGATTTCAACAGCCGATCCGTTCACAGAGGAGGATCTTCTACACGTTGAAGGAAAGGTTTGCCACGTGAATCCCCTGTGGTACGGTGAGTTTCCAGAAAAACTCATAACAAAACTGCGCAAAAAAGTGGATTTTCTGTCCGGAGACGCACAGGGTTTCGTCAGAGTTCCAGAAAACGAAAAACTCGTCTACAGAGACTGGAGAAAAAAAGAGTACCTGAGATTTTTTGATCTCTTCAAGGTCGATATCAAAGAAGCATCGGTTCTGACAGGAACAAAGGATCTAAAAGATGCGTGTAGAATCATTGGCTCTTTCGGTGCCAAGATTGTACTCGCAACTCACTCCGCCGGTGTTCTTGTGTTCGATGGAGAGTTCCATGAAGCACCTTTTGAAGGATGGACTATGGAAGGGCGAACAGGAAGAGGTGACACGTGTACTGCCGCGTTTCTCGTTGCTTTTCTCTTCAAGGGAATGAGTGTGGATGAGGCCACACGATTTGCGGCAAGGGTTACTTCTGTTAAGATGAGACATCCAGGACCTTTGAGGAGGGATGATGTTGAAACTCTCTTTGGTGATCAGCACCTCTGA
- a CDS encoding peptidoglycan DD-metalloendopeptidase family protein, with translation MGRMKRRVILFLLIASLAVCGFSSYFLIHYRVQKNDTLYSISLNFGVSPSLILDWNPGITPASLRVGQEIVIPQPPGYLYTVKKGDTLDIIAKRFFTVASLIKKANNLVSDIIYAGQKLFIPESIIGKAFNDEKFFIWPVYGAISSGFGWRIHPITGKYSYHSGIDIAAPEGTPIFAAESGIVEFAGENGGYGLMIKIKSSSYEHVYGHLSQIDVYEGQFVKKGQIIGRVGNTGLSTGPHLHFEVRVNQKATNPMNYLPNKIWVLKKEFVSVGGE, from the coding sequence ATGGGGAGAATGAAAAGGAGAGTCATTCTTTTTCTTCTCATTGCATCACTTGCTGTCTGTGGGTTTTCGTCTTATTTTTTGATACACTATAGAGTTCAGAAAAATGACACTCTGTACAGTATCTCTTTGAATTTCGGTGTTTCTCCCTCTCTCATTCTTGACTGGAATCCTGGTATCACTCCCGCAAGTCTCAGAGTAGGGCAGGAGATCGTGATACCTCAACCTCCCGGTTATCTGTACACAGTGAAAAAAGGTGACACCCTCGACATAATTGCAAAGAGGTTTTTCACCGTGGCTTCTTTGATAAAAAAAGCAAATAACTTGGTATCAGACATCATCTACGCAGGTCAGAAACTCTTCATCCCTGAGAGCATCATAGGAAAGGCATTCAACGATGAGAAATTTTTCATATGGCCTGTTTACGGTGCCATCTCTTCTGGATTTGGCTGGAGGATACATCCTATAACTGGAAAGTACTCATACCATTCGGGGATTGATATAGCTGCACCCGAAGGAACTCCCATATTTGCTGCAGAGAGCGGAATAGTTGAATTTGCCGGAGAGAACGGAGGATACGGTCTCATGATAAAGATAAAGTCTTCCTCGTACGAACACGTGTACGGACATCTTTCTCAGATAGACGTTTATGAAGGACAATTTGTGAAGAAAGGTCAGATCATAGGGCGAGTTGGAAACACGGGCCTGAGTACAGGTCCCCATCTTCATTTTGAGGTCAGGGTAAATCAAAAAGCTACAAATCCTATGAATTACCTGCCAAACAAAATCTGGGTGTTGAAGAAAGAGTTCGTAAGTGTAGGCGGAGAATGA
- a CDS encoding DUF523 domain-containing protein, translating to MRILVSACLLGLPTRYDARSKANRRILELLKDHILIPVCPEQLGGLPTPRPRCEILGGHGWTGNERVVDEFGNNKTENFLKGAEIALQIARLLNVDLAILKSKSPSCGKNLVYDGSFSGRLVPGKGVTAFLLEKNGLKVFEEDEVFVNNNDLL from the coding sequence ATGAGGATACTGGTCAGTGCATGCCTTCTTGGTCTTCCTACCAGATACGACGCTCGTTCTAAGGCGAACAGAAGGATTCTGGAACTTCTCAAGGACCATATCTTGATACCAGTATGTCCAGAACAACTGGGTGGTCTTCCCACACCACGTCCTCGATGTGAAATACTCGGGGGACACGGCTGGACAGGAAACGAGCGTGTTGTCGACGAATTTGGAAACAACAAGACTGAAAATTTTCTCAAGGGAGCAGAGATCGCCCTCCAGATCGCCCGCCTTTTAAACGTGGATCTTGCCATCTTGAAGTCAAAGAGTCCCTCCTGCGGGAAGAACCTCGTGTACGATGGATCTTTTTCTGGAAGGCTTGTTCCAGGAAAAGGTGTTACAGCCTTTCTGCTGGAGAAAAACGGACTGAAAGTCTTCGAAGAAGACGAAGTATTCGTGAATAACAATGATCTTCTTTGA
- a CDS encoding chemotaxis response regulator protein-glutamate methylesterase: MSEKTIRVLVVDDSAFMRMVLKDIIDSQPDMKVVGFAKDGLEAVEKAIELKPDVITMDVEMPNLNGIEALKLIMRKAPTRVIMVSSLTEEGAAITIEALRNGAVDFITKPHGSVSMTFRQVAPELLEKIRQAMNVDPRTLLFRPKVSRLTINKPAVGGKIVVIGSSTGGPRSLDMIIPNLPKNFPAPIVVVQHMPPGFTKSLAMRLDSSSELSVKEAEEGEEPKPGYVYIAPGDYHLGLKVQNGKVSFYLDRSDKINNVRPAADFTLDKAAEIYKSKTIAVILTGMGKDGTKGAFKVKFYGGKVIAESEETCVVFGMPKSVIEEGYADYVLPAYKIPEKLIELV; this comes from the coding sequence ATGTCGGAAAAAACGATAAGAGTTCTGGTGGTAGATGATTCCGCCTTCATGAGGATGGTTTTGAAGGATATCATAGACTCTCAGCCCGACATGAAGGTGGTGGGCTTTGCCAAAGACGGGCTTGAAGCAGTTGAGAAGGCCATCGAGTTGAAACCAGATGTGATCACCATGGACGTTGAGATGCCAAACCTGAACGGTATAGAAGCCCTGAAACTCATAATGAGAAAGGCACCAACCCGTGTCATAATGGTGAGCAGTCTCACCGAAGAGGGTGCAGCCATTACGATAGAAGCCCTCAGAAACGGTGCAGTTGATTTCATCACCAAACCTCATGGTTCAGTTTCAATGACCTTCAGACAGGTTGCACCGGAACTCTTGGAGAAGATCAGGCAAGCTATGAACGTGGATCCACGTACGCTCCTTTTCAGACCGAAGGTTTCACGTCTTACTATAAACAAACCCGCTGTGGGCGGAAAGATAGTCGTCATCGGTTCCTCAACAGGAGGACCCAGATCTCTGGATATGATCATTCCGAACCTTCCAAAGAATTTTCCTGCTCCAATCGTTGTTGTTCAGCACATGCCACCTGGATTTACAAAATCGCTTGCTATGAGGCTTGACAGTTCTTCTGAACTTTCCGTAAAGGAAGCAGAAGAAGGTGAAGAGCCAAAACCAGGTTACGTTTACATCGCTCCTGGTGACTACCACCTTGGGTTGAAAGTACAAAACGGTAAGGTTTCTTTTTACCTCGACAGATCTGATAAAATAAACAACGTAAGGCCTGCTGCTGATTTCACACTCGACAAGGCAGCGGAGATCTACAAATCCAAAACTATAGCAGTTATTCTCACAGGAATGGGAAAGGATGGAACCAAGGGTGCTTTCAAAGTCAAATTCTACGGTGGAAAGGTGATAGCAGAGTCCGAAGAAACGTGCGTTGTTTTTGGTATGCCAAAGTCGGTGATAGAGGAGGGATACGCAGATTACGTTCTTCCAGCGTACAAAATTCCAGAGAAGTTGATAGAGCTCGTGTGA
- the iolN gene encoding 3-dehydro-scyllo-inosose hydrolase: MGKWQIPPEGGHMERPTGVYYQTMTMKQIKERLKECDLIIIPVGSTENHGPNAPTGEDTFLVTRMAEQVALKTGCTVAEPIWYGYHPYHHIGMPGTVPVKDEAFIDYLVSVIAGFWNTGFRKQILLNGHGQEFVIPVAIHKFAKIFQVPAIIINLNWYHAIQDKFKTKEEGGPYETPFIHADEVETSWSLALFPELMHQEWAVDTEPKGFLPEGHIDKAGNLLHRPIAWYGHVGGGPIEVVAYPEGVVGKATLASEEKAREGVEALLDYLEKLVRDIMERFPPGKLPPSEMLSQRPKEELDALTKEPLTEGWRNLYTAGNLWG; this comes from the coding sequence ATGGGTAAGTGGCAAATTCCACCTGAAGGAGGTCACATGGAAAGGCCAACGGGTGTCTATTACCAGACGATGACGATGAAGCAGATAAAGGAAAGACTGAAAGAATGCGACCTCATAATAATTCCTGTGGGAAGCACGGAAAACCACGGACCGAATGCACCAACAGGAGAAGATACCTTCCTCGTCACGAGAATGGCCGAACAGGTCGCATTGAAAACAGGCTGCACAGTCGCAGAGCCCATCTGGTATGGATACCATCCATATCACCACATAGGAATGCCAGGAACGGTTCCTGTGAAAGATGAGGCGTTCATAGACTATCTTGTGAGCGTCATAGCAGGATTCTGGAACACCGGTTTCAGAAAGCAGATTCTTCTGAATGGTCACGGCCAGGAGTTCGTGATTCCTGTGGCCATCCACAAGTTCGCAAAGATTTTCCAGGTTCCTGCCATCATCATCAACCTCAACTGGTATCACGCCATACAGGACAAGTTCAAGACGAAGGAAGAAGGAGGCCCCTATGAAACACCGTTCATCCACGCAGACGAAGTGGAGACGTCCTGGAGCCTTGCACTCTTTCCGGAACTCATGCACCAGGAATGGGCAGTCGACACGGAGCCGAAAGGGTTCCTACCGGAAGGACACATAGACAAGGCAGGAAATCTCCTCCACAGACCCATTGCGTGGTACGGACACGTGGGAGGAGGTCCCATAGAGGTCGTGGCGTATCCTGAGGGGGTTGTGGGAAAGGCAACTCTCGCATCTGAAGAAAAGGCCAGAGAAGGAGTTGAAGCCCTTCTCGATTATCTGGAAAAACTCGTGAGGGACATCATGGAAAGGTTCCCGCCAGGGAAACTGCCACCTTCAGAGATGCTGTCTCAGAGGCCAAAGGAAGAACTCGATGCTCTTACGAAAGAGCCCCTTACGGAAGGCTGGAGGAATCTGTACACGGCTGGGAACCTGTGGGGATGA
- a CDS encoding ABC transporter substrate-binding protein has translation MRKLLLLIILAVSLLMFAEEIIITAWTVGPDNPSYYRFDNLKTAAERLNKILKDLGVDLTIKVDGYFDTTDWSSFKQKVVFGIKSGQTVDIICSGHDDIGAWAKAGYIIPLDDYVKKYWDEVYYDFIPSLWEATKYKGKIYGIPQDTEARPFYINKQVLKRLGWSDEEINSLPDRIAKGEFTFEDFIEVAREAVEKGLVEWGLYHRPKAGIDYYQLMISMGIDFYDEEKAVFVYNVEEMKDYFKLLYDLANTYKILPKNMIGTPWTSVHKDFTSGKVFAWMGGTWNWAEWKKDYGKTEEELQNMFILAPVPKFRDRGRPNTLSHPIVYMIPSTSKYPDIAFLLITLASAPELNMRHAVESGHLPIRWQQTVLPEYTKEFIMVEGTKLLPYSGFIPNDDMFNLYNQIIFEGMQMAESGMDPEKVAEDVAKRLKSQLKDRVVIVE, from the coding sequence ATGAGGAAACTTTTACTTTTGATCATCTTGGCTGTGAGTCTTTTGATGTTTGCAGAGGAGATCATCATCACCGCGTGGACCGTGGGACCCGACAATCCGTCTTACTACAGGTTCGACAATCTGAAAACAGCCGCAGAAAGGTTGAACAAGATTTTGAAAGATCTTGGCGTCGATCTCACGATCAAAGTCGACGGTTATTTTGACACCACAGACTGGAGTTCTTTTAAACAAAAAGTCGTCTTTGGAATCAAATCTGGCCAGACGGTGGACATCATCTGTTCGGGACACGACGACATAGGAGCCTGGGCGAAAGCAGGTTATATCATTCCTCTAGACGACTACGTGAAGAAGTACTGGGACGAAGTGTACTACGACTTCATCCCATCACTTTGGGAGGCAACAAAGTACAAGGGAAAGATCTACGGAATACCACAGGACACAGAAGCAAGGCCCTTCTACATCAACAAGCAAGTTCTGAAGAGGCTCGGCTGGTCGGATGAAGAGATCAATTCTTTGCCGGACAGGATTGCCAAAGGAGAGTTCACCTTTGAAGACTTCATTGAAGTGGCAAGAGAAGCCGTTGAAAAGGGTCTTGTGGAATGGGGACTTTACCACAGGCCGAAAGCAGGTATCGATTACTACCAGCTCATGATCAGCATGGGTATCGACTTCTACGATGAGGAAAAGGCTGTGTTCGTTTACAACGTGGAAGAGATGAAAGACTACTTCAAGCTCCTCTACGACCTTGCGAACACCTACAAGATCCTTCCAAAAAACATGATAGGAACACCGTGGACCTCCGTCCACAAAGACTTCACGAGCGGAAAAGTCTTTGCGTGGATGGGTGGAACGTGGAACTGGGCTGAATGGAAGAAAGATTATGGAAAAACAGAAGAAGAACTTCAGAATATGTTCATCCTTGCTCCCGTTCCGAAGTTCAGAGACAGAGGAAGACCGAACACCCTGTCCCATCCAATCGTTTACATGATCCCAAGCACGAGTAAATATCCGGACATAGCATTCTTGCTCATAACCTTGGCTTCTGCACCGGAACTCAACATGAGACACGCTGTTGAGAGTGGGCACCTGCCAATCAGATGGCAGCAGACAGTGCTTCCTGAATATACGAAAGAATTCATCATGGTGGAAGGAACAAAGCTTTTGCCGTACTCTGGTTTCATTCCAAACGATGACATGTTCAATCTCTACAACCAGATCATCTTCGAAGGTATGCAAATGGCCGAAAGTGGAATGGATCCAGAGAAAGTAGCGGAGGACGTAGCAAAGAGGTTGAAGTCTCAGCTGAAAGACCGGGTTGTGATCGTGGAGTGA
- the iolG gene encoding inositol 2-dehydrogenase → MKIGIIGLGRIGTIHAENAKLLEDVELVAVSDIRLERAKEVAEKLKVKKVFASPEDLIHDPEVEAVMICSSTNTHAPLVLECARARKHVFCEKPLSLDLAEVDRMIEAMKEAGRILFVGFNRRFDKNFKRVKEAVEEGKIGTPHVLKITSRDPEPPPIEYVKVSGGIFLDMTIHDFDMARYIMGEEVEEVYASGSVLVDGEIGKAGDVDTAVVVLRFRSGALGVIDNSRKAAYGYDQRLEVFGTKGKIIVDNVREDTTVLTDEQGDHGSKYLYFFLERYRESYLEELKTFVKNVAENEPPAVNGEDGKMALLLGYAAKRSLEEKRAVRLEEVIT, encoded by the coding sequence GTGAAAATTGGAATAATTGGTTTGGGTCGCATAGGAACGATACATGCCGAAAACGCAAAACTCTTAGAAGACGTTGAACTGGTGGCGGTGTCCGATATAAGGCTTGAAAGGGCAAAGGAAGTGGCCGAGAAACTGAAGGTGAAAAAGGTCTTTGCCAGCCCGGAAGACCTTATACATGATCCAGAAGTGGAAGCGGTGATGATCTGTTCCAGTACCAACACGCACGCACCACTTGTTCTCGAATGTGCCAGAGCACGAAAACACGTGTTCTGCGAAAAACCCCTCTCTCTGGATCTGGCGGAAGTGGACAGGATGATAGAGGCAATGAAAGAGGCTGGAAGGATCCTCTTTGTTGGATTCAACAGAAGATTCGACAAGAATTTCAAAAGGGTAAAAGAAGCAGTAGAGGAAGGAAAGATAGGAACACCCCATGTTTTGAAGATAACGAGTCGGGATCCCGAGCCACCTCCGATAGAGTACGTGAAAGTTTCAGGGGGAATATTCCTCGACATGACCATACACGACTTCGATATGGCACGTTACATAATGGGTGAAGAAGTGGAAGAGGTCTACGCAAGTGGTTCTGTGCTTGTGGATGGGGAGATAGGAAAAGCGGGGGACGTGGACACGGCCGTGGTTGTTCTGCGTTTTAGAAGCGGTGCTCTTGGTGTGATAGACAACTCCAGAAAGGCCGCCTATGGCTACGATCAGAGGCTGGAAGTCTTTGGAACAAAGGGAAAGATCATCGTCGACAACGTCAGAGAAGACACCACCGTGCTCACAGATGAACAGGGTGACCACGGTTCGAAGTATCTTTATTTCTTCCTGGAAAGGTACAGAGAGTCGTATCTGGAAGAGTTGAAAACGTTCGTTAAAAATGTGGCAGAGAACGAACCACCGGCCGTGAATGGCGAGGACGGAAAAATGGCTCTTCTGCTGGGATACGCCGCAAAGAGATCTCTGGAAGAAAAAAGGGCCGTGAGACTGGAAGAGGTGATTACATGA
- a CDS encoding FTR1 family protein: protein MHPGAFLVTLREALEASVIIAVILAYLKRTGRGSQAKDVWLGTFFSIFASIVLGAIVVWFYGGIEEKELFEGVASYIAVVVLTSMIYWMVTKGRNIKSEIEKKVSKAISRWALIGFAFIVVFREGFETVLFVTPFMTQDLAGTVFGVVLGLINAMAIAFISYVVGLKINLRKFFYYSSILLIFVAAGLAGYGTHEFIEWAEEEGVDLGFFQKEAYNLGITEDNVWHHKGLLGSILAVLFGYSTKMEWGRVFVQFGYLIVALYLILRAYRKEI from the coding sequence ATGCATCCCGGTGCCTTCCTGGTAACACTCAGAGAGGCTCTGGAAGCCAGTGTTATCATTGCGGTGATCCTTGCCTATTTGAAAAGAACCGGTAGAGGATCTCAAGCAAAGGACGTCTGGCTGGGAACATTTTTCTCCATTTTCGCAAGCATTGTTCTTGGAGCAATCGTTGTCTGGTTCTACGGAGGTATTGAAGAAAAAGAGCTTTTCGAAGGTGTGGCTTCTTACATTGCGGTGGTGGTACTCACAAGTATGATCTACTGGATGGTTACGAAAGGGAGAAACATCAAGTCAGAGATAGAGAAAAAAGTTAGCAAGGCTATCAGTAGATGGGCATTGATAGGATTTGCTTTTATTGTTGTCTTCAGAGAAGGTTTTGAAACGGTGTTATTTGTTACACCCTTCATGACACAGGATCTTGCAGGAACTGTTTTTGGTGTGGTTCTAGGTTTGATAAACGCGATGGCAATCGCTTTTATTTCCTACGTTGTGGGATTAAAGATCAACCTGAGAAAGTTCTTCTATTACAGTTCCATTCTGTTGATTTTTGTTGCTGCCGGACTTGCTGGTTATGGAACGCACGAATTCATTGAGTGGGCAGAAGAGGAAGGAGTTGATCTTGGCTTTTTCCAGAAAGAGGCTTACAATCTAGGAATTACCGAAGACAATGTGTGGCATCACAAGGGACTCTTGGGATCCATTCTGGCGGTTCTTTTTGGATACTCCACAAAAATGGAATGGGGCAGAGTTTTCGTTCAGTTTGGATATCTGATCGTGGCGCTCTATCTGATTCTGCGGGCCTACAGGAAAGAAATTTGA
- the iolO gene encoding 5-keto-L-gluconate epimerase, whose protein sequence is MKLSLVISTSDAAFDALAFKGDLKKGMELAKKIGYQAVEIAVRDPSVVDWGEVARLSKDLELPICAIGTGQAFLADGLSLTHPDDKVRKKSIERVKKHAEVAELFEAFVIIGLVRGKRDGRSYREVEKIFLESMDSLLKNTQKVRFVIEPLNRYETDFINTVEEALRVIEKINSDRVGILADTFHMNIEEVNVSESLKVAGKKLYHFHVADSNRWAPGCGHFDFLSTFRTLKELGYDGYVSVECLPLPEGMERAAKIALRVLKELIVNLR, encoded by the coding sequence TTGAAACTCTCTTTGGTGATCAGCACCTCTGATGCAGCCTTCGACGCACTGGCTTTCAAAGGAGACCTGAAAAAAGGAATGGAACTTGCAAAAAAGATTGGCTATCAGGCAGTGGAGATCGCTGTCAGAGATCCATCCGTTGTGGACTGGGGCGAAGTGGCCAGGCTCTCAAAAGATCTGGAGCTTCCTATCTGTGCCATAGGAACCGGTCAGGCCTTCCTCGCCGACGGGCTTTCTCTGACGCATCCAGATGATAAAGTCAGAAAAAAGTCGATTGAGAGGGTCAAGAAGCACGCGGAGGTTGCAGAGTTATTTGAAGCTTTTGTTATCATCGGCCTTGTTCGTGGAAAAAGAGATGGAAGGTCGTATCGAGAGGTAGAGAAGATCTTTCTTGAGAGCATGGACTCTCTACTGAAGAATACGCAGAAGGTGAGATTCGTCATAGAGCCTCTCAACAGGTACGAGACGGATTTCATAAACACCGTTGAAGAGGCACTGAGGGTGATTGAAAAAATCAACTCCGACAGGGTGGGAATCCTCGCAGACACCTTCCACATGAACATAGAAGAGGTAAACGTTTCAGAGAGTCTGAAAGTGGCGGGAAAGAAACTGTACCACTTCCATGTGGCAGACAGCAACCGATGGGCACCGGGATGCGGACATTTTGACTTTTTGAGTACTTTCAGGACTCTGAAAGAACTCGGCTACGATGGATACGTCTCCGTTGAGTGTCTTCCTCTCCCAGAAGGGATGGAAAGAGCAGCAAAAATTGCTCTCAGGGTGCTGAAAGAACTGATTGTTAACTTAAGATGA
- a CDS encoding ROK family transcriptional regulator, translating to MLGEVERRILQTIKDRGQISRVEISKILNISKPVVSQVVSKLIDLGFVKEIGKKESSSKGGRRPILLSFVSESRYVVGMDIGGTKIDAVLTDLAGNILKKEHVVLPSNLNKEKLLEEIKRVMDPLLKYDKILGIGIGIPGTVDENQLIKRIPAFGITNWDLKKELENSTGYPVFIENNANLDAFAETRVGAGKGFKCVFLISIGWGIGSGIVYEGKIFRGARGKAGEFGHMITDWTMDKTVVPEKGFGHLEEWFSGYSLKKKFGKTVETVFDRSPEELRKSLEHLGVAIANAMVILDPDVVIIKGGIGFHQFDKITPIVKSIVEQIVPKDILEDVVIKRGEIEEYGVAIGGALYVIENALGLK from the coding sequence ATGCTGGGTGAGGTCGAAAGAAGGATTCTTCAGACAATCAAAGACAGAGGGCAAATATCGAGAGTGGAAATAAGCAAGATTTTGAACATCAGCAAACCCGTGGTATCTCAGGTCGTGAGCAAGTTGATAGATCTGGGCTTCGTGAAAGAAATAGGTAAAAAAGAAAGCTCTTCAAAAGGTGGTAGAAGACCGATTTTGCTTTCTTTTGTTTCTGAGAGTAGATACGTTGTGGGAATGGATATTGGAGGAACGAAGATTGATGCGGTTCTCACAGATCTAGCAGGTAACATCCTGAAAAAGGAACACGTTGTTCTTCCTTCCAACCTGAACAAAGAAAAACTCCTTGAAGAAATTAAAAGGGTCATGGATCCGCTTCTCAAGTACGACAAAATTCTGGGAATCGGAATAGGAATACCGGGAACGGTCGATGAAAACCAGCTGATAAAGCGCATACCTGCGTTCGGTATCACAAATTGGGATTTGAAAAAGGAACTAGAAAATTCTACCGGTTATCCTGTTTTCATTGAAAACAACGCAAATCTCGATGCTTTCGCAGAGACCAGAGTGGGGGCGGGGAAGGGTTTTAAATGTGTTTTTCTCATATCCATAGGCTGGGGTATTGGCTCTGGTATTGTCTACGAGGGAAAAATCTTCAGAGGAGCGCGAGGAAAAGCAGGAGAGTTCGGCCACATGATAACAGATTGGACAATGGACAAAACAGTGGTACCAGAGAAAGGTTTTGGCCATCTTGAAGAGTGGTTCTCCGGTTATTCTCTGAAGAAAAAGTTTGGGAAAACCGTTGAGACTGTGTTCGACCGAAGTCCAGAGGAATTGAGAAAGAGCCTTGAGCACCTTGGAGTTGCGATAGCAAACGCCATGGTGATACTAGATCCAGATGTGGTGATCATAAAGGGAGGAATAGGGTTTCATCAGTTCGATAAGATAACACCTATTGTGAAATCGATCGTAGAGCAAATAGTTCCAAAAGACATCTTGGAAGACGTTGTTATCAAAAGAGGGGAGATAGAAGAATACGGTGTTGCGATCGGAGGAGCTCTGTATGTGATCGAAAACGCTCTGGGATTGAAATGA
- the iolM gene encoding scyllo-inosose 3-dehydrogenase, giving the protein MKAVRLHAKWDPRPGFKLGPKDVEGKLTWLGSKVWRYPEVKVEEVSEPKIEKPTEIIIKVKACGICGSDVHMAQTDEEGYILYPGLTGFPVTLGHEFSGVVVEAGPEAINRRTNKRFEIGEPVCVEEMLWCGHCRPCVEGFPNHCENLNELGFNVDGAFAEYVKVDAKYAWSLRELEDRYGDRLFLAGSLVEPTSVAYNAVIVRGGGIRPGDNVVILGGGPIGLAAVAILKHAGAAKVILSEPSETRRNLARELGADHVIDPTKENFAEAVLDYTNGLGAKLFLEATGVPQIVWPQIEEVIWRARGINATVVIVARADAKIPLTGEVFQVRRAQIVGSQGHSGHGTFPRVISLMASGMDMTKIITKTISLEEVPEYIKRLQTDKSLVKVTMVNE; this is encoded by the coding sequence ATGAAGGCCGTGAGACTTCATGCAAAGTGGGACCCAAGGCCTGGTTTCAAACTGGGACCCAAAGATGTTGAAGGAAAACTCACCTGGCTTGGAAGTAAAGTGTGGAGATATCCGGAGGTGAAGGTGGAAGAAGTTTCAGAGCCAAAGATCGAAAAGCCCACGGAGATCATCATCAAAGTGAAAGCTTGTGGGATCTGTGGCAGTGACGTGCATATGGCCCAGACCGATGAAGAAGGCTACATTCTTTACCCAGGTCTTACCGGCTTTCCCGTCACTTTGGGACACGAGTTTTCCGGTGTTGTGGTGGAGGCAGGACCAGAAGCCATCAACAGAAGAACGAACAAAAGATTCGAGATCGGAGAGCCAGTCTGTGTGGAGGAAATGCTCTGGTGTGGCCACTGCAGGCCCTGTGTGGAAGGTTTTCCGAACCACTGCGAAAACCTGAACGAACTGGGATTCAACGTCGATGGAGCTTTTGCAGAGTACGTGAAGGTCGATGCCAAATACGCCTGGAGCCTCAGAGAACTGGAGGACAGATACGGAGACAGACTCTTCCTTGCGGGAAGCCTTGTGGAACCCACCTCCGTTGCTTACAACGCGGTGATTGTGAGGGGAGGAGGAATCAGGCCGGGGGACAACGTGGTGATACTTGGAGGAGGCCCCATAGGACTTGCGGCCGTTGCAATTTTGAAACATGCGGGAGCAGCGAAAGTGATCCTGTCGGAGCCTTCCGAAACAAGAAGAAACCTTGCCAGAGAGCTGGGGGCAGATCACGTGATAGATCCCACAAAGGAGAACTTCGCAGAGGCAGTGCTTGACTACACTAATGGCCTTGGGGCAAAGCTTTTCCTCGAAGCAACAGGTGTTCCTCAGATCGTCTGGCCACAGATAGAAGAGGTAATCTGGAGAGCCCGCGGTATAAACGCCACCGTGGTGATCGTGGCAAGGGCAGACGCGAAGATACCCCTCACCGGGGAGGTGTTTCAGGTCAGAAGAGCGCAGATCGTGGGTTCTCAGGGACACTCAGGTCATGGAACCTTCCCAAGAGTGATCAGTCTCATGGCATCTGGGATGGATATGACGAAGATCATCACCAAAACAATCTCCTTGGAGGAAGTGCCTGAGTACATAAAGAGGCTCCAAACCGACAAGTCCCTTGTGAAGGTTACCATGGTGAACGAGTGA